A genome region from Geobacter pickeringii includes the following:
- a CDS encoding NosD domain-containing protein produces the protein MKTRRNRWGLLALAAGIGIVTSFGECRAASREVGREILTKDTVWTGEIVVTGDVSVPPGVTLTIEPGTTVRFRKIDPASDRNLFGTDSPYYPQAEIIVTGRLIARGSAGKPILFTSAEAVPQPADWGALNFLGSTGNVVEHCRIEYAYNGIHAHGAQVQIRDSILAKNAVAISVKKEEEAKGTPGFGIPADITVTGNLVEGNKGGINVRTSRAVISRNTIRNNTFFGIWIKEQCRGEISRNEITGNQKGIFFYKAEGMTISANNIYDNLSYNLAVADEQPRDIPAAGNWFGTTDRAKIGELIFDGAADPTVARIVVDPVLGARVTDAGR, from the coding sequence ATGAAGACGAGACGCAACAGATGGGGGCTTCTGGCGCTTGCCGCCGGCATCGGCATCGTTACTTCCTTCGGTGAATGCCGGGCGGCGTCGCGGGAGGTGGGTCGCGAGATCCTGACGAAGGATACCGTCTGGACCGGGGAGATTGTCGTCACCGGCGACGTCAGCGTCCCGCCGGGAGTCACCCTCACCATCGAGCCGGGAACGACCGTACGCTTCCGGAAGATCGATCCGGCGAGCGACCGGAACCTCTTCGGGACCGATTCCCCCTACTATCCCCAGGCCGAGATCATCGTGACCGGCAGGCTCATTGCCCGGGGGAGCGCCGGGAAGCCGATCCTCTTCACCTCGGCCGAAGCGGTGCCCCAGCCCGCCGACTGGGGGGCCCTCAATTTCCTCGGCAGTACGGGGAACGTGGTGGAGCACTGCCGGATCGAGTACGCCTACAACGGCATCCATGCCCACGGTGCCCAGGTGCAGATCAGGGACAGCATCCTCGCGAAGAACGCCGTGGCGATCAGCGTCAAGAAGGAGGAGGAGGCGAAGGGGACCCCCGGCTTCGGCATCCCGGCGGACATCACCGTCACCGGCAATCTGGTGGAGGGGAACAAGGGGGGGATCAACGTCCGCACCTCCCGGGCCGTCATCAGCCGCAACACCATCCGCAACAACACCTTCTTCGGGATCTGGATCAAGGAGCAGTGCCGGGGGGAGATCAGCAGGAACGAGATAACCGGCAACCAGAAGGGGATTTTCTTCTACAAGGCAGAGGGGATGACCATCTCCGCCAACAACATTTACGACAACCTCTCCTACAATCTTGCCGTCGCGGACGAGCAGCCGCGCGATATTCCGGCTGCCGGCAACTGGTTCGGCACCACCGACCGGGCGAAGATTGGTGAGCTGATCTTCGACGGCGCCGCCGATCCTACGGTGGCGCGGATCGTGGTCGACCCGGTCCTCGGGGCGCGGGTCACGGATGCGGGGCGATAG
- the yedE gene encoding YedE family putative selenium transporter, with amino-acid sequence MVRDRYFWSVVGAGLLLGALGVLLAVWGNPENSGICVSCFIENSAGALGFHDNQRMQYLRPELIGFVLGSMASAMLFGEFRSRGGSAPLPRLFSGIFLIVGCGVFIGCPIKLFLRLTAGDLTAVAGVVGLVAGVWAGLKGLARGVELGPQAKETGGYLVPMLFLLLLAFLFLRPGFVLVSTQGSASQHAPAVIALGAGVLLGAVAQRTRFCITGSVRDTFLMGFRSPAPWGLLAFAAAAMAFNGATGRFNPGLYGQPGAHLDFLWSFLGMALVGWVSVIIGGCPFRQLIKAGEGDADAGLVVVGMFIGGAIVQSWGIAATSAGVPLAGKVAVLAGFSLLFAGSLLFRNRTA; translated from the coding sequence ATGGTGCGCGATCGGTATTTCTGGTCGGTGGTGGGCGCGGGGCTCCTCCTCGGGGCGCTCGGCGTGCTGCTGGCGGTCTGGGGAAACCCGGAAAATTCGGGGATCTGCGTCTCCTGCTTCATCGAGAACAGTGCCGGGGCCCTCGGCTTTCACGACAATCAGCGGATGCAGTATCTGCGCCCCGAACTGATCGGCTTTGTCCTCGGTTCGATGGCAAGCGCCATGCTTTTCGGTGAGTTCCGCTCCCGCGGCGGGAGCGCGCCGCTCCCCCGGCTCTTTTCCGGCATCTTCCTGATCGTGGGGTGCGGGGTGTTCATCGGCTGTCCCATCAAGCTCTTCCTTCGGCTGACGGCCGGCGACCTGACCGCCGTCGCCGGGGTTGTCGGGCTGGTGGCGGGGGTCTGGGCGGGGCTCAAGGGACTCGCCCGGGGGGTGGAGCTGGGCCCTCAGGCGAAGGAGACCGGCGGCTATCTGGTCCCGATGCTTTTTCTGCTGCTGCTCGCCTTTCTCTTCCTCCGTCCCGGGTTCGTCCTCGTCTCCACCCAGGGAAGCGCTTCCCAGCATGCCCCTGCTGTCATCGCCCTCGGCGCCGGCGTTCTGCTCGGCGCCGTTGCCCAGCGGACCCGCTTCTGCATCACGGGAAGCGTCCGGGACACCTTTCTGATGGGGTTTCGTTCCCCTGCCCCCTGGGGGCTCCTCGCCTTTGCGGCGGCGGCGATGGCGTTCAATGGCGCCACGGGGCGGTTCAATCCCGGCCTGTACGGGCAGCCCGGCGCCCACCTCGATTTCCTCTGGAGTTTTCTCGGCATGGCGCTGGTGGGGTGGGTCTCGGTGATCATCGGCGGCTGCCCCTTCCGGCAGTTGATCAAGGCCGGCGAGGGTGATGCCGACGCCGGGCTCGTGGTGGTCGGGATGTTCATCGGTGGTGCCATCGTCCAATCCTGGGGGATTGCCGCAACGTCCGCCGGGGTCCCCCTGGCCGGCAAGGTGGCGGTCTTAGCCGGATTTTCCCTTCTCTTCGCCGGCTCTCTTCTCTTTCGCAACCGAACTGCGTAA
- a CDS encoding GeoRSP system SPASM domain protein gives MELATPITIHWDLPPPPADADFLLRIAADIVACRPLMLQLTAFALPPDDGLRAVLERLREEAITVSLTVPLARWDDTAREACGEVAVKEILLAVDSPDELRFGEGTVPALAGISFTVTPSNWCSLPPLVSLCRQRGIRRLVLPMQRLYGGEAPFFLTAEEQGELTAALAAAGGVAELNLTIHDPFLWRAFYPGVPFPQGGCQAANTMLAIAPDGGVYPCPTLPVRLGSLATRSLTEIAASADKREFRRRLLEPPAACGECGVRGECRGGCRGRAYVMHDSMDGADPACR, from the coding sequence ATGGAACTGGCAACACCCATCACCATCCACTGGGACCTCCCCCCCCCGCCGGCCGACGCGGATTTCCTCCTCCGGATCGCCGCCGATATTGTAGCCTGCCGTCCCCTCATGCTCCAGCTCACCGCCTTCGCGCTCCCCCCGGACGACGGGCTTCGGGCGGTGCTGGAACGGTTGCGGGAGGAGGCGATCACCGTCTCGCTCACCGTTCCTCTGGCGCGCTGGGACGACACCGCGCGGGAGGCGTGCGGGGAGGTGGCGGTGAAGGAGATTCTTCTCGCCGTGGACTCCCCCGATGAGCTTCGTTTTGGCGAGGGCACCGTTCCTGCGCTGGCGGGGATCTCCTTTACGGTAACCCCCAGCAATTGGTGCAGCCTGCCTCCCCTCGTCTCCCTCTGCCGCCAGCGGGGAATCCGTCGCCTCGTTCTGCCGATGCAGCGCCTTTACGGCGGCGAGGCCCCGTTTTTCCTTACCGCAGAGGAGCAGGGGGAGCTGACGGCCGCCCTTGCCGCCGCCGGAGGGGTAGCGGAGCTGAACCTGACCATCCACGACCCCTTCCTCTGGCGGGCCTTTTACCCCGGCGTCCCCTTCCCCCAGGGGGGGTGCCAGGCGGCCAACACCATGCTGGCCATCGCTCCGGACGGCGGCGTCTATCCCTGTCCCACCCTGCCGGTGCGGCTCGGCTCCCTCGCCACCCGTTCCCTCACGGAGATCGCCGCCTCGGCAGATAAGAGAGAATTCCGGCGCCGGCTGCTGGAGCCCCCTGCCGCCTGCGGGGAGTGCGGGGTGCGGGGAGAATGCCGCGGCGGATGCCGGGGAAGGGCATACGTCATGCATGATTCCATGGATGGAGCCGATCCGGCCTGCCGCTAG
- a CDS encoding CxxxxCH/CxxCH domain c-type cytochrome: protein MLFAPVDAARAGTITSCSGCHGMPPVDAPYRNISTGRFAGSHWTHMAPTATANTCAICHPGSGSYTYSHRNGKIKLSGHINSSLPVTKYNNITSAFSQTAIPALSSCTNVNCHFETTTPQWGSAAFSAPADCGKCHGAPPSGGTTGAAGSHAKHDQYYTGATNCLKCHSNNTTFQHATSAGRRNLNISFAAAPNNGSGVYSGALNDYLPSQTNTFGTCTNMYCHSNGQKSMGNFSTVTVPTWGTPLPTNCTGCHRSNNASGNIMASGSHSRHVNAAKFYTIGCNKCHAGTANSTMAIADTSVHVNGKVNIKFNSLTTAINGTYGGQPTPYAKDPGSAYGQCNNVYCHSNGQNDGGTGITYKQPVWGNSGSGACGTCHGTSHSFAAEITTGSHTKHLAKSPYTDPTVCLVCHNVGGLPFDGSCNNSCHNGTSQHANGKIDLVFPSNFGASAVYNGNPRPGNGYSTCSNVNCHYSTTTPTWGTPTPIGCLNCHTLAILLASGSHAKHISATASPTMYNYTANRSTAAEYNFGCSNCHPVSSTYHHNGTIDVTLQNNEAGVGFLRTRNSATAAGLNVANSGIIGTSKTTVKCTMAYCHSNGNAANLIYATTPDWYGGSFTGDRCANCHGNSPNSTIAGSKSHYNNRFLGYTSTPGGHQMGIHAMGIYSSPSGLAKAGTGGDSSHGNGATATTVSCNICHYLTVTTARNDNNVVCKTCHYTGNTVGALAGNPAVIADKSKHVNGTVDVAFNPVSVLSKAQVRQKYYITHTYSSAWKRNGGYKVSGAYDSAKAPLNTATMWNGSTKTCSNIACHMGNSVKWSDNNGAVDCFSCHGSL, encoded by the coding sequence ATGCTCTTTGCCCCTGTCGATGCGGCCCGGGCCGGCACCATTACCAGTTGTTCGGGATGTCACGGCATGCCGCCGGTCGATGCCCCGTACCGGAATATCTCCACAGGTCGGTTTGCGGGAAGCCACTGGACCCACATGGCCCCCACGGCGACCGCCAACACCTGCGCGATCTGTCATCCGGGGAGCGGTTCCTACACATACTCCCACCGGAACGGCAAGATCAAGCTCTCGGGTCATATCAACAGCTCGCTTCCGGTGACGAAGTATAACAACATCACTTCCGCTTTTTCGCAGACTGCCATCCCGGCTCTCTCCTCCTGCACCAATGTCAACTGCCACTTCGAAACGACCACTCCCCAGTGGGGGAGTGCGGCATTCAGCGCGCCGGCCGACTGCGGCAAATGCCATGGCGCTCCGCCGAGCGGCGGGACAACGGGAGCGGCCGGCAGCCATGCCAAGCACGACCAGTATTATACCGGTGCCACCAACTGCCTGAAGTGCCATTCAAACAACACCACCTTCCAGCACGCCACCAGTGCGGGGCGGCGCAATCTGAACATCAGCTTCGCAGCCGCTCCCAACAACGGCAGCGGCGTCTATTCCGGCGCACTCAACGATTACCTGCCGAGCCAGACCAATACGTTCGGAACCTGTACCAACATGTACTGCCACAGTAACGGCCAGAAAAGCATGGGGAACTTCTCCACCGTCACCGTCCCGACCTGGGGAACTCCCTTGCCGACCAACTGCACGGGGTGCCACAGGTCCAACAATGCCTCCGGCAACATCATGGCCTCGGGCAGTCACAGTCGGCACGTCAATGCGGCCAAGTTCTACACCATCGGCTGCAACAAATGCCATGCCGGCACGGCCAACAGCACCATGGCAATCGCCGACACCTCCGTTCACGTCAACGGCAAGGTCAACATCAAGTTCAACAGCCTTACCACCGCCATCAACGGCACCTACGGAGGCCAGCCCACCCCCTACGCCAAGGATCCCGGCTCGGCCTACGGCCAGTGCAACAATGTCTACTGCCACTCGAACGGCCAGAACGACGGCGGAACCGGCATAACCTACAAGCAGCCGGTCTGGGGGAACTCGGGAAGCGGCGCCTGCGGCACCTGCCATGGCACCAGCCACAGCTTCGCGGCCGAGATCACCACCGGGAGCCACACCAAGCACCTCGCCAAATCTCCCTATACCGACCCGACGGTCTGCCTGGTCTGTCACAATGTCGGCGGATTGCCCTTTGACGGCAGCTGCAACAACTCGTGCCACAACGGAACGTCACAGCACGCCAACGGCAAGATCGATCTCGTATTCCCGTCAAATTTTGGTGCCTCGGCGGTGTACAACGGCAACCCGAGGCCGGGGAACGGCTACAGCACCTGCTCCAATGTCAACTGCCACTACAGCACCACCACCCCGACCTGGGGAACGCCGACCCCCATCGGCTGCCTCAACTGCCACACCCTTGCCATACTGTTGGCCAGCGGCTCCCATGCCAAGCATATCAGCGCCACCGCTTCGCCGACCATGTATAACTACACCGCCAACCGCTCCACTGCTGCTGAATACAACTTCGGCTGCTCGAACTGCCATCCCGTCAGTTCAACCTACCATCACAACGGAACGATCGATGTGACCCTCCAGAACAATGAAGCCGGTGTCGGTTTCCTCCGCACGAGGAACAGCGCAACCGCAGCCGGTTTGAATGTCGCCAACAGCGGCATAATCGGTACTTCGAAAACCACCGTCAAGTGCACCATGGCGTACTGCCACAGCAACGGCAACGCCGCCAACCTGATCTATGCCACCACCCCGGACTGGTACGGTGGCAGCTTCACCGGCGACCGCTGCGCCAACTGCCACGGCAACTCCCCCAACAGCACCATTGCCGGGTCCAAGTCCCACTACAACAACCGCTTCCTCGGGTACACCAGCACCCCCGGCGGCCACCAGATGGGCATTCACGCCATGGGGATCTACAGCAGCCCGAGCGGCTTGGCCAAGGCAGGAACCGGCGGGGACAGCAGCCATGGCAATGGGGCCACCGCCACCACCGTCAGCTGCAATATCTGTCATTACCTGACCGTCACCACGGCCCGCAACGACAACAACGTGGTCTGCAAGACCTGCCATTACACCGGCAACACCGTGGGCGCCCTGGCCGGCAACCCGGCCGTTATCGCCGACAAGTCGAAACACGTCAACGGCACGGTCGACGTGGCCTTCAACCCGGTAAGCGTCCTTTCCAAGGCCCAGGTCCGGCAGAAGTACTACATAACCCATACTTACAGCAGCGCCTGGAAGCGCAACGGCGGCTACAAGGTTTCCGGGGCCTACGACTCGGCCAAGGCGCCGCTCAATACCGCCACCATGTGGAACGGCTCCACCAAGACCTGCTCCAACATCGCCTGCCACATGGGCAACAGCGTGAAGTGGAGCGACAACAACGGCGCCGTCGACTGCTTCAGTTGCCACGGCTCGCTGTAG
- a CDS encoding GeoRSP system radical SAM/SPASM protein — protein sequence MVTVISRGEQGGGVTGPSLEAPLTINWAINNSCNFACRHCYSRVDTHDELDRETLFTALEKVARAGVFSVNFGGGEPLLRRDLLEVARFASGTGLRLSMNSNGWFIDGETAAALREAGFTRVGISIDSHLPEVHDRFRGVAGSHGRAVAALGHLAAAGIATSVSTVICRINHTAIDELVAFARVHGAGQLNFHNFKCSGLGLAHKDELDLSPAEWQEFYRGALAAREREKGLDISLDDPIIALLGARDTGSLVKGSVCGKLSLNIKANGDITPCGFIPVVIGSIVRDDLRQVWRDSPVLEKMRNKKATGKCSGCSKYEECLGGCSARALALTGDLNSPDPHCWA from the coding sequence ATGGTGACGGTGATTTCGCGTGGAGAGCAAGGCGGCGGCGTGACGGGGCCGTCACTGGAAGCGCCGCTGACCATCAACTGGGCCATCAACAACAGCTGCAACTTCGCCTGCCGCCACTGCTACAGCCGCGTCGACACCCACGACGAACTGGACCGGGAGACCCTCTTCACCGCCCTGGAGAAGGTGGCCCGGGCCGGCGTCTTCTCCGTCAACTTCGGCGGCGGCGAGCCGCTCCTGCGCCGCGATCTCCTGGAGGTGGCGCGGTTCGCCAGCGGAACGGGGCTGCGGCTCTCCATGAACAGCAACGGCTGGTTCATCGACGGGGAGACGGCCGCGGCGCTCCGGGAGGCCGGCTTCACCAGGGTGGGGATCAGCATCGACAGCCACCTCCCTGAGGTCCACGACCGGTTCCGCGGGGTGGCGGGGAGCCACGGGCGGGCGGTGGCGGCCCTCGGGCACCTGGCGGCCGCCGGCATTGCCACCTCCGTTTCCACGGTCATCTGCCGGATCAACCACACCGCCATCGACGAACTGGTTGCCTTTGCCCGCGTCCACGGGGCAGGGCAGCTCAATTTCCACAACTTCAAATGCTCGGGGCTCGGCCTGGCCCACAAGGACGAGCTCGATCTGTCGCCCGCGGAGTGGCAGGAATTCTACCGGGGGGCCCTCGCCGCCAGGGAGCGGGAAAAGGGGCTCGACATCTCCCTGGACGACCCGATCATCGCACTCCTCGGTGCCCGTGACACCGGAAGCCTCGTCAAGGGGAGCGTCTGCGGCAAGCTCTCCCTCAACATCAAGGCCAACGGCGACATCACCCCCTGCGGCTTCATCCCCGTGGTCATCGGCAGCATCGTCCGGGACGACCTGCGGCAGGTCTGGCGCGATTCGCCGGTGCTGGAGAAGATGCGGAACAAGAAGGCGACCGGCAAGTGCTCGGGCTGCAGCAAGTACGAGGAGTGCCTCGGTGGCTGCTCCGCCCGGGCCCTGGCCCTCACCGGCGACCTGAACAGCCCCGACCCCCACTGCTGGGCCTGA
- a CDS encoding phosphate/phosphite/phosphonate ABC transporter substrate-binding protein, whose translation MKPAFFTRLAFVILTLFLLAGCKAEGKRPVVKIGYMICNSEQETLRRFAPLTRYLSDACGVDFVLVPVDTHDFEKRFKSGDLTFTHTNSLLYVVLRENHGLQLVASEKRGKFGARSAGAIIARKGSGIEKLADIRGKRMAFGPMLAPTGYLAEYDLMLAAGINPERDLGYYSIPPGSYKHEKLIYGVLYGKFDVAAAPVLDLETMAREGKISPDDFVILAQSQPIPYCTFGAAKGADPALVKKVRDALLALKPTDTAEVEGERLKVMKEAWIDGYEELLDSDYNPIREMAKRVNMPPYQKY comes from the coding sequence ATGAAACCTGCCTTCTTTACCCGTTTGGCGTTCGTCATCCTCACCCTGTTCCTCCTTGCCGGCTGCAAGGCGGAGGGGAAACGGCCGGTCGTGAAGATCGGCTACATGATCTGCAACAGCGAGCAGGAGACCCTGCGGCGTTTCGCCCCGCTGACGCGCTATCTGTCGGATGCCTGCGGCGTCGACTTCGTCCTCGTACCGGTGGATACCCACGATTTCGAGAAGCGGTTCAAAAGCGGCGATCTCACGTTCACCCACACCAATTCGCTCCTCTATGTCGTCCTCCGGGAGAACCACGGCCTGCAGCTCGTCGCCTCGGAAAAACGGGGGAAGTTCGGCGCCCGCAGCGCCGGCGCCATCATCGCCCGCAAGGGGAGCGGCATCGAAAAGCTTGCCGATATCCGGGGGAAGCGGATGGCGTTCGGCCCGATGCTCGCCCCCACCGGCTACCTGGCCGAGTACGACCTGATGCTGGCTGCCGGCATCAATCCGGAGCGCGATCTCGGCTACTATTCCATCCCCCCCGGCTCCTACAAGCACGAGAAGTTGATCTACGGGGTCCTCTACGGCAAGTTCGACGTGGCCGCGGCGCCGGTCCTTGACCTGGAGACCATGGCCCGGGAGGGGAAGATCTCTCCCGACGACTTCGTGATCCTCGCCCAGAGCCAGCCGATCCCCTACTGCACCTTCGGCGCTGCCAAGGGGGCCGATCCCGCGCTGGTGAAGAAGGTGCGGGACGCCCTCCTGGCCCTGAAGCCCACCGACACCGCCGAGGTGGAGGGGGAGCGGCTCAAGGTCATGAAGGAGGCATGGATCGACGGCTATGAGGAACTTCTCGACAGCGATTACAATCCGATCCGTGAAATGGCGAAGCGGGTCAATATGCCGCCGTACCAGAAGTATTAG
- a CDS encoding GeoRSP system PqqD family peptide chaperone has product MPSVHRNPNVMWREEVDALAEVREALDRGGDVEDQGTSVLFSGGTMLSLNLLGTEIWKLCDGRTVDGIVAELLTRFEVEEEVLREDVDAFLAELAAKGFITYAE; this is encoded by the coding sequence ATGCCGAGCGTACACCGCAATCCGAATGTCATGTGGCGTGAAGAGGTCGACGCCCTGGCCGAAGTCCGTGAGGCCCTCGACCGGGGAGGCGACGTGGAGGACCAGGGAACGTCGGTCCTCTTCTCCGGCGGCACCATGCTCTCCCTCAACCTTCTCGGCACCGAGATCTGGAAGCTCTGCGACGGTCGCACCGTCGACGGGATCGTGGCCGAGCTGCTGACCCGGTTCGAGGTGGAGGAGGAGGTCCTGCGGGAAGATGTGGACGCCTTCCTCGCCGAGCTGGCGGCCAAGGGATTCATTACCTATGCAGAATGA
- a CDS encoding tetratricopeptide repeat protein, with amino-acid sequence MKRLLVLILLLVCGIPAPSFAHPETGLLPDAIAETEYRIVLEINPKDIQTRNRLGIVLYRKSKLREAEREFAEVLRSAPKDFDAHDGMGLVKLRQGMTADAIAWFQKAIALNGEDTMVHHGLGLALEQAGRLREAEASYRRGLEVNDRLLRTGSNREKELERRAVLSAALQSLRDRMKQSKGMQ; translated from the coding sequence ATGAAACGCCTGCTCGTCCTGATCCTCCTGCTGGTGTGCGGCATTCCCGCCCCTTCCTTTGCCCATCCGGAGACGGGGCTCCTTCCCGACGCCATTGCCGAGACCGAATACCGGATCGTCCTGGAGATCAATCCGAAGGACATCCAGACGCGCAACCGGCTCGGGATCGTGCTCTACCGGAAGAGCAAGCTGCGGGAGGCGGAGCGTGAGTTCGCCGAGGTGCTCCGGTCGGCGCCGAAGGATTTTGACGCCCACGACGGCATGGGGCTCGTGAAGCTGAGGCAGGGGATGACGGCCGACGCCATTGCCTGGTTCCAGAAGGCCATCGCCCTCAACGGCGAAGATACCATGGTGCATCACGGCCTCGGCCTCGCCCTGGAGCAGGCGGGACGGCTCCGGGAGGCGGAGGCGTCGTACCGCCGGGGGCTCGAGGTGAACGACCGGCTTCTCCGCACGGGGAGCAACCGGGAGAAGGAGCTGGAGCGCAGGGCCGTGCTTTCGGCCGCCCTGCAGAGTCTTCGCGACCGGATGAAACAATCAAAGGGGATGCAATGA